The window GCCTTTTATTTGGCTTTGAGCGCGGCGCAGGCGGCGTTGAACTCTGACTTGCTGCCTTCATGCAGGGTCAGCGGCACCACCTCCTGTATGTAAGGACGCATATGGTGGTTGGTGACCAGAGCGCCGCCGGGATCGAAAGCGCGGTTGAGCGAGCCATGGTCGTCAAGCACAAGGTCAGGGTTGTTCCACTTGCCGCGGAACTCAAGTGACGGATCGGTCCTGCCGCTGAAGGTCGAGTAATAGGAAGCATAAAGATGCGCCGTCTTGCCCTGGAGATCGATGCCGTGAGGGTTTTGAAAGTCGCCGCCGAGGCGGAGCTTGTATTGCTCTCCACGCGGGGTGCAAATCACGGCGGTGCCGGAAACATGCGTCAGTCCCATGTGCCTGCCCGTCCTGGGAGAAAAGGTCACCAACACGGCGTAGTCGCCGGCGAGCTTGGAATGCATCTGTCCCCAGCCCGTCCACTGCGGGATGATATGGAAATGGCCGCCCATGTAGAACCCCCAAGGAGCCACAATCGCCATGACGCCCCCTAGCACCACAACGGCGAACACAAGCGCGCCCAGCACCTGCACCACGCATCCCGGCCCAGCCTTGCGTCGGCCAGGCGGCGTGGGCAAAAGCAAAGACGCGGAATTCTCACGGTACTCCATGGCGGCAGTAAGTGTATCGCAATGCGGCTGCTGGATTCGTAACGGTTAGATACGATTGACAGTATCGGTTTGAATCGTATTTAATCATACATCTCAGAAGGAGCGACTTCGAGTGCAGCTTTCCGCCGATTTACCTGCACGATCATCCGCCGCCCTGACGCGACGCCGGCTTCTTGCTCATGCCGCGACCTTCGGCGTCGGCGCGGCCCTGGGCTTTCGACCGTTGTCAGCTCTGGCGGAGTCATTGTCGCCGCTCGACGTGGCGTACGCTGGCTCAATGGGATCGCTGATGGAAGGCCCGTTGAAATCTTCCGCAGCGCAAACTCTGAAGCTCGATCTCCATGGCCGCGCCCAGGGTTCCAACGCATTGGCGCAGTTGATCGTCGGCGGCAGCATTCGTCCGGACGTTTTTATCTCCGTCACACCTGCTCCCGTGCTGACCGTGCTGCGCGCCGGCAAAGCTGAAAGCGCGCATCCCATCGCTCGCACAGAGATGGTGATTGCCTACAGTCCGAAAAGTAAATTCGCAGAGAAGTTTGCCATCGCGGCGCGAATCGCGGGCAGCGAAATATTAGGCCCGCTCCCAGCCGGGATAAAGCAAGATCGCCGGCCTGCCCCTGCTGTTGCGTGGTGGCAACTGCTGCAGGAGCCCGGCTTGCGCTTCGGCCGCACCGATCCTGTTACTGATCCTCAGGGCCGCAACATTATTTTTACGCTGATGCTGGCCGAGAAACTGCTTAGGCGTCCTGGACTGGCAGAGAAAATTCTTGGCCCCACAATCAACCCGCAGCAGATCTTTACCGAGCCCACAGTAATGGCTCGACTGCAAAGCGGCGAACTCGACGCCGCGTCCGCGTACAAGATCCAGCCCGGCCCTTTCAATCTTCCTTATGTCACTCTGCAACCAGAGATCAACCTGAGCGGAGAGCTCGTTCACACCGATCATCCTGAGATCAGCCTGACCGTAAACGGCAAAACGTATCAGCCTGAGCCGTTGATCTTTTACGCCGTGGCACTGAACGACGCGCCTAACAAAAGCGGCGCGGCCACTTTCGTCGAATGGCTCACAAGCGATGAAGCTCAAGCTATCTTCCGCGGTTATAACTATGATCCGCCGGGTTCGGCCTCTGGACTACACGCATGAGCAATCCACGCCACTGGATTGCCCGCACTGGCGCAGCGCTGTTCGCGCTTGCGCTGTTGTATCCATTCACCGCGCTCCTTGCTCACATCGGACCATGGCAGTGGGGCGCAGACGTTCGCGGTCCCGCGCTCGCGTCAGTCCGTGTCTCGCTTCTCCTCACTGGCGTTGCGATGCTACTCATCATCGCCGTGGGCACGCCGGTGGCTGCCTACATTGCGCGCTGCTCCACCCGAGAGCGTCTCTGGTGGCAGGCCATTTTGCTTGTACCCATTTTGCTTCCGCCGCTGGCACTCGGCATCCTGCTCACTCTCGCCTTCGGGCCTTATGGATCGGTCGGCGCGATGCTTGAGCATCTTGATCTGCGCTTGACCAACAGCGCCGCCGCATTCATCGTCACGCAGGTTTATGTCGGCATGGGCTATTATGTTTTGGGCGCCGTCGCTGCGTTCGATTCCGTTCCTGCTATCCTGCAAAAACAGGCAGCGCTTCTTGGTCTCACTCCGCTGCAAGTTTTTCTGCGCGTCACGTTGCCGCTCTCCCGTCTTGGACTCGCCGTGGCGCTCAGCATCGCATGGGTGCGCGCCATCGGAGAATTCGGCGCTGTCGTCGTGACGGCTTATTATCCTTCAGGCATGCCGGTGCAACTCTGGGTCAATCTGCAAAGCTTTGGATTGCCCGCCGTGATGCCGCTGCTCGTCGTCTTTCTGGCCGTGGCTCTTCCGCTGCCATGGCTGGTGCATGTGCTGGCCCAGAGAAATCGCCATGCTTAAAGCGCACATCATCAAAAAACGCCGCGACCTCCAGGTCAACGTCACGCTTGAACTCGAACCTGGCAGATCCGTGGGATTGTTTGGCGCTTCCGGCGCGGGCAAGAGTACGGTGCTCGCATGCATCGCCGGCATTGAGCAGCCCGATGGCGGCTTTGTCCAACTCAACGGCCTGCAACTCTTCCCGCCGTCGCTGCCGTTGCACCACCGTCCGCTCGGCTATCTCACGCAGGATCCCGGCCTTTTTCCTCACCTGAGCGTGAGCAAAAATATTTCATTCGGTATCTCCCGGGAAACAGCCGGGTCCGCTGAACAACAGCAGTGGATCGCCACTTTGCGTGACCGCCTTCAGCTCAGCGCTCTTTGGAACGCGCCCGCATCTCTGATCTCCGGCGGACAGGCACGCCGCGTCGCTCTGGCCCGCATGCTCGCGCGCAAGCCGCCGCTCGTCCTGCTCGACGAACCTTTTGCCGGGCTCGACCGCCAGCTTGTCCGCGAGCTGATTGACGATCTCATCTTCTGGAGCCGGCAGATCGGCTTCAGCATGATCGCCGTCGATCATCAGGCTGAAGTGCTCAAACGCCTTTGCCCGCAACAGGCCATAGTAATCGAGCAAGGCAAAATCGTGCAGCGCTGCTGTTGGACTGAGCTTTACCGCGCGCCGGCAACGCCGCTGCTCGGATCATTGCTGGCGCCGTTATGAAAATAAATGAAATCGTGGACCGTAGCCGCCCCCGGCTGCGCGGAAGTGCTTTCTGGTCCGAGCATCATTTACAGAAGGAAGGAGTAGACACATGCAATCTGCACCGCCAAAAAAACTCTATCCGCTGCGCGATGCCTGCAAAGTCCTGGGCGTGAGCTATCCCGCGCTCAAGCAGTGGATTTACAAAGGCAAGATCAAGACCGTAAAAACTCCTGGCGGCCATCATCGCATTCCAGAAACGGAGATTGATCGACTGCTGCCCGCCGTTCCGCAACGCGGCACCGTACAAACGCGCAGAGAAAGTTTCCGTACTATCAGCGGACGCAATCAACTTGTCGGACGTGTCGT is drawn from Terriglobia bacterium and contains these coding sequences:
- a CDS encoding substrate-binding domain-containing protein; this encodes MGSLMEGPLKSSAAQTLKLDLHGRAQGSNALAQLIVGGSIRPDVFISVTPAPVLTVLRAGKAESAHPIARTEMVIAYSPKSKFAEKFAIAARIAGSEILGPLPAGIKQDRRPAPAVAWWQLLQEPGLRFGRTDPVTDPQGRNIIFTLMLAEKLLRRPGLAEKILGPTINPQQIFTEPTVMARLQSGELDAASAYKIQPGPFNLPYVTLQPEINLSGELVHTDHPEISLTVNGKTYQPEPLIFYAVALNDAPNKSGAATFVEWLTSDEAQAIFRGYNYDPPGSASGLHA
- a CDS encoding ABC transporter permease subunit, encoding MSNPRHWIARTGAALFALALLYPFTALLAHIGPWQWGADVRGPALASVRVSLLLTGVAMLLIIAVGTPVAAYIARCSTRERLWWQAILLVPILLPPLALGILLTLAFGPYGSVGAMLEHLDLRLTNSAAAFIVTQVYVGMGYYVLGAVAAFDSVPAILQKQAALLGLTPLQVFLRVTLPLSRLGLAVALSIAWVRAIGEFGAVVVTAYYPSGMPVQLWVNLQSFGLPAVMPLLVVFLAVALPLPWLVHVLAQRNRHA
- a CDS encoding ABC transporter ATP-binding protein — its product is MLKAHIIKKRRDLQVNVTLELEPGRSVGLFGASGAGKSTVLACIAGIEQPDGGFVQLNGLQLFPPSLPLHHRPLGYLTQDPGLFPHLSVSKNISFGISRETAGSAEQQQWIATLRDRLQLSALWNAPASLISGGQARRVALARMLARKPPLVLLDEPFAGLDRQLVRELIDDLIFWSRQIGFSMIAVDHQAEVLKRLCPQQAIVIEQGKIVQRCCWTELYRAPATPLLGSLLAPL
- a CDS encoding helix-turn-helix transcriptional regulator; translated protein: MQSAPPKKLYPLRDACKVLGVSYPALKQWIYKGKIKTVKTPGGHHRIPETEIDRLLPAVPQRGTVQTRRESFRTISGRNQLVGRVVELKIEGLMAQVTLSIAGQRLTAIITADAVREMRLEKGHIAAALVKSTDVMVMRAK